In Massilistercora timonensis, the following are encoded in one genomic region:
- a CDS encoding type II toxin-antitoxin system HicB family antitoxin — translation MKKVDRYFYPAIFTYEEDQEIAVEFPDLNVATSGVNDDDALLSARELLGTVMFGLEEDGETIPEPTRLSEIALVQNERAVLIDVYMPSVRMANITRSVNRTVTLPAWLNAAALELNVNFSQVLQEALLQKVSKKS, via the coding sequence ATGAAAAAAGTTGATCGGTATTTTTACCCTGCCATTTTTACCTATGAAGAAGATCAGGAGATCGCGGTTGAGTTTCCGGATCTGAATGTTGCGACAAGTGGAGTGAATGATGATGACGCATTATTGTCCGCGCGAGAACTTCTGGGAACGGTTATGTTTGGGCTGGAAGAAGATGGCGAGACGATTCCGGAACCAACCCGCCTTTCAGAAATTGCGTTGGTTCAGAATGAGAGGGCAGTATTGATCGACGTTTATATGCCTTCTGTGCGGATGGCAAATATAACTCGTTCGGTGAACCGTACAGTTACATTGCCTGCATGGCTGAACGCCGCGGCATTAGAACTGAATGTAAATTTCTCTCAAGTGTTGCAGGAAGCATTGTTACAGAAGGTGTCAAAGAAATCATAG
- a CDS encoding 6-phosphofructokinase — translation MKKNIIVGQSGGPTAVINGSLYGVVSEGLRHPVEIAHVYGMVNGIEGFLADRFMDMEALAENGELEFVRTTPGAYLGSCRYKLPEDLKDPVYPRLFQKLAEKEIGYFFYIGGNDSMDTVSKLSRYAAGIGSDIRFIGVPKTIDNDLVHTDHTPGYGSAAKYVASVVREITADASVYDNKPSVTIVEIMGRHAGWLTAASVLARKFEGDNPVLVYLPEVAFDQDAFIEKVKENLKTTSNLVVCISEGINDGKGTFICEYASEVGTDNFGHKMLTGSGKYLENLVKEKLGVKVRSIELNVCQRCSSAHLSGVDLTEAINAGVYGVQAALAGETGKMITFLRSRSLPYELSYGTADVNKICNEEKPVPTEWIIRDGSDLSPDFIEYARPLIQGHVELPTKDGVPVFAYRK, via the coding sequence ATGAAGAAAAATATTATCGTAGGACAATCCGGCGGACCTACCGCTGTTATCAACGGCAGCCTCTACGGAGTAGTTTCCGAGGGACTGCGGCACCCGGTTGAGATCGCTCATGTCTATGGTATGGTAAATGGAATCGAAGGATTCCTGGCGGACCGGTTTATGGACATGGAAGCTCTGGCGGAAAACGGCGAGCTGGAGTTTGTCCGCACCACCCCGGGGGCTTACCTTGGCTCCTGCCGCTACAAACTGCCGGAAGACCTGAAGGATCCGGTCTATCCCCGGCTCTTCCAGAAGCTTGCAGAAAAGGAGATCGGCTACTTCTTCTACATCGGAGGAAACGACTCCATGGATACGGTGAGCAAGCTTTCCCGCTATGCCGCCGGGATCGGAAGCGACATCCGTTTCATCGGCGTGCCAAAGACCATTGACAACGACCTGGTGCACACCGACCATACGCCGGGATACGGCAGCGCCGCCAAATATGTGGCCTCCGTTGTCCGCGAGATCACGGCGGACGCTTCTGTCTATGACAATAAACCTTCCGTGACCATCGTAGAGATCATGGGACGCCACGCCGGATGGCTGACCGCAGCCAGCGTGCTGGCCCGCAAATTCGAAGGAGACAACCCGGTTCTTGTATATCTGCCGGAAGTTGCCTTTGACCAGGACGCATTTATTGAGAAAGTAAAAGAAAACTTAAAGACCACCTCCAACCTTGTGGTCTGCATTTCAGAAGGGATCAACGATGGAAAGGGTACCTTCATCTGCGAGTATGCCAGTGAAGTGGGCACCGACAATTTCGGCCACAAGATGCTCACTGGCTCCGGAAAATATCTGGAGAATCTGGTGAAGGAAAAACTGGGCGTCAAAGTGCGCTCCATTGAGCTGAATGTATGCCAGCGCTGCTCCAGCGCCCACCTGTCAGGCGTAGACCTGACCGAGGCCATCAATGCCGGAGTCTACGGCGTACAGGCCGCCCTTGCAGGAGAGACCGGCAAGATGATCACCTTTCTCCGGAGCCGCAGCCTGCCCTATGAATTATCCTACGGCACCGCAGATGTGAATAAGATCTGCAACGAGGAGAAACCAGTTCCCACAGAGTGGATCATAAGGGATGGCTCCGACTTAAGCCCGGACTTTATCGAATACGCCAGACCGCTTATCCAGGGACATGTAGAGCTTCCCACCAAAGACGGTGTTCCGGTATTCGCTTACCGGAAGTAG
- a CDS encoding glycosyltransferase family A protein has protein sequence MKYLSFAIPCYNSQDYMSHAIESILPGGEDVEIIIVNDGSKDDTSRIAHEYQEKYPDIIRVVDKENGGHGDAVNHGLSNASGKYFKVVDSDDWVDEESLHKILETLKKFEEEGQEVDMLVSNYVYEKVGASHKKCIHYRNVLPQDEIFRWEDIGHFHLDQYILMHSVIYRTDMLKLSQMELPKHTFYVDNIYVYYPLPFVRKIYYLDVDFYRYFIGREDQSVNEKIMIARVDQQIFVTKSMISMYQLKNIECKKLRRYMIDYLAIMMTVSSILLIRSKNPENLEKKKELWRYLKKKDLKTFLKIRYGILGQTMNIPGKSGRKISSLAYTVARRLIGFN, from the coding sequence ATGAAATATCTGTCATTTGCAATACCATGTTATAATTCCCAGGATTATATGTCGCATGCGATCGAAAGTATCCTGCCCGGAGGGGAGGACGTGGAGATCATCATCGTCAACGACGGCTCAAAAGATGATACTTCCAGGATCGCCCATGAGTATCAGGAGAAATATCCGGACATTATCCGGGTGGTGGATAAGGAGAACGGGGGGCACGGAGATGCAGTGAACCACGGACTTTCCAACGCTTCCGGGAAATATTTCAAGGTGGTGGACAGCGACGACTGGGTGGACGAGGAGTCGCTGCACAAGATCCTTGAGACCCTGAAGAAGTTCGAGGAAGAGGGGCAGGAAGTGGACATGCTGGTGTCCAACTATGTCTATGAGAAGGTGGGCGCTTCCCATAAGAAATGTATCCATTACCGGAACGTGCTTCCCCAGGACGAGATCTTCCGGTGGGAGGATATCGGACATTTCCATCTGGATCAGTATATCCTGATGCACTCGGTCATCTACCGGACCGACATGCTGAAGCTCAGTCAGATGGAACTGCCGAAGCACACCTTCTATGTAGATAATATTTATGTATATTATCCCCTTCCTTTCGTGCGCAAGATCTATTATCTGGACGTGGATTTCTACCGGTATTTCATCGGGCGGGAAGACCAGTCGGTCAATGAGAAGATCATGATCGCCCGGGTGGATCAGCAGATCTTTGTGACCAAGAGCATGATCAGCATGTATCAGCTTAAGAATATCGAGTGTAAGAAGCTGCGGCGTTACATGATCGACTATCTGGCCATTATGATGACCGTCTCTTCCATCCTTCTGATCCGGTCCAAGAATCCGGAGAACCTGGAGAAGAAGAAGGAACTGTGGCGGTATCTTAAGAAGAAAGATCTCAAGACTTTCCTGAAGATCCGTTACGGGATTCTGGGCCAGACTATGAACATCCCGGGGAAATCCGGCAGAAAGATCTCCTCTCTTGCCTACACGGTGGCAAGACGGCTGATCGGATTCAACTAA
- the rbr gene encoding rubrerythrin has protein sequence MAVEFKESRTRENLMRAFAGESQARNRYTIAAETAREQGLFAISQIFLFTADQERAHAARFYDLLKNLNGTTIAIDGSYPVDQFDNVAELLRAAQHNEMEEAGDVYQAFGKTAREEGFLEVSSAFIQIARIEAVHGKRFGKLAELLEENQYFESRREEAWMCLNCGHIYHGKMAPQACPVCRHPRGYFIPASLAPYLDEEFMEQK, from the coding sequence ATGGCTGTTGAATTTAAAGAGAGCAGGACCAGGGAGAATCTGATGCGGGCCTTCGCGGGGGAGAGCCAGGCCAGGAACCGCTATACCATCGCGGCGGAGACCGCCAGGGAGCAGGGGCTTTTTGCGATCAGCCAGATTTTTCTTTTTACCGCGGACCAGGAGCGGGCCCACGCGGCCAGATTTTATGATCTTCTGAAGAATCTCAACGGGACCACCATTGCCATCGACGGAAGCTACCCGGTGGATCAGTTCGACAATGTGGCAGAGCTTCTGCGGGCGGCCCAGCACAATGAGATGGAAGAAGCGGGGGACGTGTACCAGGCCTTTGGCAAGACTGCCCGGGAGGAAGGATTCCTGGAAGTTTCCTCCGCCTTTATCCAGATCGCCCGGATCGAGGCGGTGCATGGGAAACGGTTTGGAAAGCTGGCAGAGCTTCTGGAGGAAAATCAATACTTTGAAAGCCGCAGGGAAGAGGCGTGGATGTGCCTGAACTGCGGCCACATTTACCATGGGAAGATGGCGCCCCAGGCGTGCCCGGTGTGCCGCCACCCCAGAGGATATTTCATTCCGGCCAGTCTGGCCCCCTATCTGGATGAGGAATTCATGGAACAAAAATGA
- a CDS encoding S8 family peptidase, translated as MEGQKTENLLNLALDATQEEREKSLELEVGYHPEEREWDLIIKYSGDLEGVRGIAARTTKLLNEYAVVTVAESGIQELAALPEVEYVEKPKRLYFQMEEGKRVSCINEVQDARFSLLGQGVLVGVIDSGIDYGLSEFRRADGTTRIKSLWDQSLDTAGEEPPGGYGYGREYGAERINEALQAGSEEERLRIVPSLDRSGHGTAVAGIAAGIAPESEFLVVKLGNPLPDGFPRTTELMTGIDYVIRKAVEYQMPVAVNISFGNTYGPHDGTSLLERFIDDISNIWKSCICVGAGNEAAGAGHTAGRVREDQEEVIELAVQERQPALNIQIWKAYTDVMDITLIDPSGLRAGPIPEVLGSQRFLAGDTEILLYYGEPSPYSMAQEIYIDLLPAGDYIRGGVWRIVLSPRRVLSGQYELWLPGESVLNRGTGFLYPTEGRTITIPATAGRVVSVGAYNSRTLAYADFSGRGYVREGGGSKPDLAAPGVKVEAPVPDGGRATFTGTSFATPFVTGGAALLMEWGIVRGNDPYLYGEKVKAYLRRGAKSLPGFEEYPNAQVGYGALCVRDSLPV; from the coding sequence ATGGAAGGGCAGAAGACGGAAAATCTTTTGAATCTGGCGCTTGACGCCACCCAGGAAGAGAGGGAGAAGTCCCTGGAACTGGAGGTGGGTTATCATCCGGAAGAGAGGGAGTGGGATCTGATCATCAAATATTCCGGGGATCTTGAGGGCGTCCGTGGGATTGCCGCAAGGACGACAAAGCTTCTGAATGAATATGCGGTGGTGACTGTGGCAGAATCCGGGATCCAGGAGCTGGCGGCGCTACCGGAGGTAGAATATGTGGAAAAGCCTAAACGGCTGTATTTCCAGATGGAAGAAGGGAAGCGGGTGTCTTGTATCAATGAGGTACAGGACGCCCGTTTTTCTCTTCTGGGACAGGGAGTGCTGGTGGGGGTGATCGACTCCGGCATTGATTACGGCCTGTCGGAATTTCGCAGGGCGGACGGAACCACCAGGATCAAAAGTCTTTGGGATCAGTCTCTTGACACGGCGGGAGAAGAGCCTCCCGGGGGATACGGATACGGGAGGGAATACGGGGCGGAAAGGATCAATGAGGCCCTGCAGGCGGGATCAGAGGAGGAGAGACTTAGGATCGTGCCCTCCCTGGACCGCTCCGGGCACGGGACGGCGGTGGCGGGGATCGCTGCCGGGATCGCCCCGGAGAGTGAGTTTTTGGTAGTGAAGCTGGGGAATCCATTACCGGATGGATTTCCCAGGACCACGGAGCTGATGACGGGAATTGACTATGTGATCCGCAAGGCAGTGGAATATCAGATGCCGGTGGCGGTGAATATAAGCTTTGGAAATACGTACGGTCCCCATGACGGTACCTCTCTTCTGGAGCGGTTCATTGACGATATTTCCAACATCTGGAAGAGCTGTATCTGCGTGGGGGCGGGCAATGAAGCGGCCGGGGCCGGGCACACTGCCGGGAGAGTCCGGGAAGACCAGGAGGAAGTGATCGAGCTGGCGGTGCAGGAGCGGCAGCCTGCGCTGAATATCCAGATCTGGAAAGCCTACACTGACGTGATGGACATCACCCTGATCGATCCCTCCGGCCTACGGGCAGGACCGATCCCGGAGGTTCTGGGGTCTCAGAGATTCCTGGCGGGAGATACAGAGATCCTGCTGTATTACGGGGAGCCAAGTCCCTACAGTATGGCCCAGGAGATCTATATCGATCTGCTTCCGGCCGGGGATTATATCCGCGGGGGCGTGTGGCGGATCGTACTGTCCCCCAGGAGAGTCCTGTCCGGCCAGTATGAACTGTGGCTGCCGGGAGAGAGCGTTCTGAACCGGGGGACCGGATTTCTCTATCCCACGGAAGGGAGGACCATTACCATTCCTGCCACGGCCGGACGGGTGGTCTCGGTGGGGGCTTACAACAGCCGGACCCTGGCCTACGCGGATTTCTCCGGGCGTGGTTATGTAAGGGAAGGGGGAGGCTCCAAGCCGGATCTGGCAGCGCCGGGGGTGAAGGTAGAGGCGCCTGTGCCGGACGGAGGAAGAGCTACATTTACCGGAACCTCCTTTGCCACGCCTTTTGTGACCGGCGGGGCCGCTCTTCTTATGGAGTGGGGGATCGTGCGGGGAAATGACCCCTATCTCTACGGAGAGAAGGTCAAGGCATACCTGCGCCGGGGCGCAAAGTCACTCCCGGGATTTGAGGAGTATCCCAACGCCCAGGTGGGGTATGGCGCGCTGTGCGTAAGGGATAGTCTGCCGGTGTGA
- a CDS encoding RluA family pseudouridine synthase codes for MERTLTYHIRETEAGLRIEQFLRRKGYSAQNLTQIRQMPESVLVNGSFCYLRHTLAAGDELRIHIQETESSRQILPVQLPLNIVYEDEDLLVVNKPAGMPIHPSLNNYTNSLANGLAWYYLQQGKPFIFRCCNRLDRDTSGLTMVAKHLVSASILSSMTKRKEVCREYLAVARGHVMPESGIITAPLARREGTIIERVVDWEKGEPAVTHYQVVTVRNGHSLVALRLETGRTHQIRIHMKYLGYPLIGDYLYNPDMEHITRQALHSHRLSFPHPITGEAMCFEAQLPEDMKQVLAL; via the coding sequence ATGGAACGGACTCTTACTTATCACATCCGCGAGACAGAAGCCGGCCTTCGGATCGAACAGTTCCTGCGGCGAAAGGGCTACTCCGCCCAGAACCTGACCCAGATCAGACAGATGCCGGAAAGCGTCCTGGTAAACGGTTCTTTTTGCTATCTGCGCCACACACTTGCCGCCGGCGATGAACTTCGCATCCATATCCAGGAGACAGAAAGCTCCCGCCAGATCCTGCCCGTCCAGCTTCCTCTTAACATTGTCTATGAAGACGAGGACCTGCTCGTGGTGAACAAGCCTGCCGGCATGCCCATCCACCCTTCCCTGAACAACTATACCAACTCTCTGGCAAACGGCCTGGCCTGGTACTACCTGCAGCAGGGAAAACCCTTCATCTTCCGCTGCTGCAACCGTCTGGACCGGGACACCTCCGGCCTTACTATGGTGGCAAAACATCTGGTCAGCGCCAGCATCCTGTCCTCCATGACCAAGCGCAAAGAAGTCTGCCGGGAATACCTGGCTGTAGCAAGAGGACATGTTATGCCGGAATCCGGCATCATCACCGCCCCTCTCGCCCGCAGGGAAGGCACCATCATCGAACGGGTGGTAGACTGGGAGAAAGGAGAGCCCGCGGTCACCCACTATCAGGTTGTCACCGTAAGAAACGGGCACAGCCTGGTCGCCCTGCGCCTGGAGACCGGCCGTACCCATCAGATCCGGATCCATATGAAATATCTGGGCTATCCGCTGATCGGAGACTATCTCTACAACCCGGATATGGAACACATTACCCGTCAGGCCCTGCACTCCCACCGCCTGTCTTTCCCCCATCCCATCACCGGGGAAGCCATGTGCTTTGAGGCTCAACTTCCAGAGGACATGAAACAGGTGCTGGCACTGTGA
- a CDS encoding 8-oxo-dGTP diphosphatase, with product MTAQLSTLCYIERDGKYLMLHRTVKKNDVNKDKWIGVGGHFEADESPEECLLREVREETGYRLTSYQYRGIVTFVSGNGVTEYMSLFTADGFEGEAIPCDEGELEWVDIEDVWNLNLWEGDKIFFRLLDERREFFSLKLVYDGQDKLVSAALDGEPLELFDILNPDGSKSGGWR from the coding sequence ATGACGGCACAATTGAGTACGCTCTGCTACATTGAGCGGGACGGCAAATATCTGATGCTCCACCGGACGGTGAAGAAAAATGATGTGAATAAAGACAAATGGATCGGAGTGGGCGGCCATTTTGAGGCGGATGAAAGTCCGGAAGAATGCCTGCTGCGGGAAGTGAGGGAGGAAACCGGATATCGGCTTACGTCTTATCAGTACCGGGGGATCGTGACCTTTGTCTCGGGAAATGGAGTGACTGAGTATATGTCTCTTTTCACGGCGGATGGATTCGAAGGGGAAGCCATTCCCTGTGACGAAGGGGAACTGGAATGGGTGGATATAGAAGACGTGTGGAACCTGAATCTCTGGGAAGGGGACAAGATCTTCTTCCGGCTGCTGGACGAGAGACGGGAGTTTTTCTCTCTGAAGCTTGTGTACGACGGCCAGGATAAGCTTGTGTCCGCGGCGCTGGACGGAGAGCCTCTGGAGCTTTTTGACATCCTGAACCCGGACGGGAGCAAGAGTGGAGGCTGGCGATGA
- a CDS encoding NUDIX domain-containing protein — protein sequence MEAGDEPLPAAVRELAEELGIQAAPEELCYVGIHHGSFEAVFHGRLFRDNELSSVYVYTRPVEERNLHLQEEEVESVMWMDYEECMARVLDGSLPNCIYPDEFRMVGEYLRGPGGRGDKEQREM from the coding sequence GTGGAGGCTGGCGATGAGCCTCTGCCGGCAGCAGTACGGGAACTTGCCGAGGAACTGGGGATCCAGGCTGCGCCGGAGGAGCTGTGTTACGTCGGGATTCATCACGGCTCTTTTGAGGCGGTTTTTCATGGAAGGCTGTTTCGGGACAATGAACTGAGCAGCGTGTATGTGTACACCAGGCCGGTGGAGGAGCGGAATCTGCATCTCCAGGAAGAGGAAGTAGAGTCGGTGATGTGGATGGACTATGAAGAATGCATGGCAAGGGTTCTGGACGGAAGCCTTCCCAACTGCATTTACCCGGATGAGTTCCGGATGGTGGGAGAATATCTGAGGGGACCTGGCGGCCGGGGAGACAAAGAGCAGAGAGAAATGTGA
- the trxA gene encoding thioredoxin has protein sequence MAVIHLTKDNFNEEVLEAKVPVLVDFWASWCGPCQMVGPIIEEIGDEVTDKKICKVEVDENPELARQFRVMSIPTLAVFKDGEMVKREVGAKSKAEILEMLG, from the coding sequence ATGGCAGTAATTCATTTGACGAAGGATAATTTCAACGAGGAAGTATTAGAGGCAAAGGTACCGGTGCTGGTAGATTTCTGGGCAAGCTGGTGCGGACCCTGCCAGATGGTGGGACCGATCATTGAGGAGATCGGAGATGAAGTGACGGATAAGAAGATCTGCAAGGTGGAAGTGGATGAAAATCCTGAGCTGGCAAGGCAGTTCCGGGTAATGTCCATTCCGACGCTGGCTGTATTCAAGGACGGCGAGATGGTGAAACGGGAAGTAGGCGCCAAGTCTAAGGCAGAGATCCTGGAGATGCTGGGGTAG
- a CDS encoding amidohydrolase family protein — protein MSESKLIKCGKMYDGINDTLQPDMEILVEGNRISAVGKALDCPEGTEVIDLTDCTVTPGMIDAHVHSQYIDWPTRNHDIVYRGAAWKSMCHLYNARESLYRGFTTIRSIGNSTYEARGSLAAREMIDLGLFPGARMVVTPHYMADVGSHGDHSQYLRTNPDLAEAFARMTPTIGTGVDFFRHAVRNEIKMGADFIKIMINGGFSTPNDTPDDQQLSDEEIKVIIDTAHALGRTVTAHIYNSEQMKKVALMGIDGMEHGSLITEDTARVMEERDIYLVPTFCPYDDIINLNEESLKKKTPQFQKKLRQYSQRLKEGRKVIINSKIRLGYGTDFVAVHNAYENGYEYESWLNSGIDPFRALKAATSVNAGILGLEDLIGTIEPGKAADISAWKRDLLTDPKALLDCAFVMKDGTVYPTVKVE, from the coding sequence ATGAGTGAGAGCAAACTGATCAAGTGCGGGAAAATGTATGACGGGATCAACGATACCCTTCAGCCGGATATGGAGATCCTTGTTGAGGGTAATCGGATTTCCGCGGTAGGAAAGGCTCTTGACTGTCCGGAAGGGACGGAGGTGATCGACCTTACAGATTGTACTGTAACACCAGGTATGATCGATGCCCATGTACACAGCCAGTATATTGACTGGCCAACCAGAAATCATGACATTGTGTATCGGGGAGCAGCCTGGAAGAGTATGTGTCATCTCTACAATGCCAGAGAGAGTCTCTATCGTGGTTTTACCACGATCCGTTCCATTGGAAATTCCACCTATGAGGCAAGAGGAAGCCTTGCGGCCCGGGAGATGATTGACCTGGGGCTCTTCCCCGGAGCCAGAATGGTAGTGACGCCTCATTATATGGCGGATGTAGGCAGCCATGGGGATCATTCGCAGTATCTGCGAACTAACCCGGATCTTGCGGAAGCGTTTGCCAGGATGACACCGACTATCGGAACGGGTGTAGATTTCTTCCGCCACGCGGTGCGCAATGAGATCAAGATGGGCGCGGATTTTATTAAGATCATGATCAACGGCGGTTTCAGTACACCCAATGATACTCCGGATGACCAGCAGCTGAGCGATGAAGAGATCAAAGTGATCATTGATACCGCCCATGCGTTGGGACGGACGGTTACTGCTCACATTTACAACTCTGAGCAAATGAAGAAAGTTGCTCTTATGGGGATCGATGGAATGGAGCATGGATCACTGATCACAGAGGATACGGCAAGAGTGATGGAAGAGCGGGATATTTATCTGGTACCTACATTCTGTCCCTATGACGATATCATTAATCTGAATGAGGAATCCCTGAAGAAGAAGACGCCGCAGTTCCAGAAGAAGCTGCGCCAGTATTCTCAGAGGCTGAAAGAGGGGCGGAAAGTTATCATCAACAGTAAGATCCGCCTGGGCTATGGTACAGATTTCGTGGCGGTACATAATGCATACGAAAATGGATATGAATATGAGTCCTGGCTGAATTCCGGGATTGATCCGTTCCGGGCGCTGAAAGCGGCTACCAGCGTCAATGCGGGGATCCTTGGTCTGGAAGATCTGATCGGAACCATCGAACCGGGAAAAGCGGCGGATATCTCAGCCTGGAAGAGAGACCTTCTGACGGATCCAAAGGCGCTTTTGGATTGTGCTTTTGTTATGAAGGATGGAACGGTTTATCCGACGGTAAAGGTAGAGTAA
- a CDS encoding nucleoside recognition domain-containing protein, which translates to MASEEKKYTEQVTVHWYGYIVLILTILFFSGIFSSAEGPIKALDFTNISGSFGSLGEIAEDAGSLAADFRGTGGSGARDAWLFALTLVPAVMLALGVVKVVEHLDGLRAAQKLLTPLLMPLLGIPGICGLTLIASLQSTDAGASMTAELFQDGMIDEKQKTIFACFQFSAGATLTNYLSSCAALFPFLSVPIIIPLVVVFVFKFFGANLTRIYLYKFCKEEI; encoded by the coding sequence ATGGCGAGTGAAGAAAAAAAATATACAGAACAGGTGACGGTACACTGGTATGGTTATATTGTCCTGATCCTTACGATTTTATTTTTCTCAGGAATCTTCTCTTCTGCGGAAGGACCTATTAAAGCACTGGACTTTACAAATATTTCCGGATCCTTTGGTTCTCTGGGAGAGATCGCGGAAGATGCGGGAAGTCTGGCGGCGGATTTTAGAGGAACCGGGGGAAGCGGAGCCCGGGATGCATGGCTTTTTGCCCTGACTCTTGTTCCGGCGGTTATGCTGGCCCTTGGAGTTGTAAAAGTGGTAGAACATCTGGATGGCCTGCGGGCGGCCCAGAAGCTTTTGACCCCGCTGCTTATGCCCTTGCTTGGGATCCCCGGGATCTGCGGGCTTACCCTGATCGCCAGTCTTCAGTCCACAGATGCGGGCGCTTCCATGACGGCGGAACTGTTCCAGGATGGGATGATCGATGAGAAACAGAAGACGATCTTTGCCTGCTTCCAGTTCTCAGCAGGCGCGACACTGACGAATTATCTGTCCTCCTGTGCGGCGTTGTTCCCGTTCCTGTCCGTGCCGATCATCATACCTCTGGTAGTGGTGTTTGTATTTAAATTTTTTGGCGCGAATTTGACGCGGATCTATCTGTATAAATTCTGTAAGGAGGAGATCTGA
- a CDS encoding YjiG family protein: MEEKVKVKERKTIVDSFVEGARNGYKISINSMVPNVLFAFVLIQILNLTGLSDILGKVCQPVMGLFGLPGIAATVLIAGFLSVGGGVGAAASLYAAGSLGNDHITILIPGILMMGASLQYMGRCLGTATVKNKYYVFLIGVNIVNSLLSMIVMRVIVSFF, translated from the coding sequence ATGGAAGAAAAAGTAAAGGTAAAAGAGAGAAAGACAATTGTAGACTCTTTTGTAGAAGGCGCGAGAAACGGTTATAAGATCTCTATAAACTCAATGGTACCGAATGTATTATTTGCATTCGTGCTGATCCAGATTTTGAATCTGACAGGGCTTTCGGATATTCTTGGAAAAGTCTGTCAGCCGGTAATGGGACTCTTTGGACTTCCGGGAATCGCGGCGACGGTTCTGATCGCGGGATTCCTTTCGGTGGGCGGCGGCGTAGGCGCGGCGGCAAGCCTGTACGCGGCCGGCTCCCTGGGAAACGACCATATTACGATCCTGATCCCCGGAATCCTGATGATGGGAGCATCTCTTCAGTATATGGGCCGGTGTCTCGGGACGGCAACGGTAAAGAATAAATATTACGTGTTCCTGATCGGAGTAAATATTGTCAATTCTTTACTGTCCATGATCGTGATGAGGGTTATTGTATCGTTTTTCTAA
- a CDS encoding LysR family transcriptional regulator — protein MKTEQILLALEISRCGSVSKAASNLFIAQPNASNSLALLEQELGYQIFERTYNGMKVTQQGEAFLQYAYAIERNMQKMYRVREQETRVRLSVVAYAYPFAERAFTKFCVNYIDTAHSLKCRLRRIGMVSQGMEYLKRDEADVAIVTCRQELYGQFEKEFQKEGLYSEVLAHTTLYVVMPENHPLAGRETVDLEEYAKYPCISNEGLDKNYAPPEVEKLLREVDLHIVMEPGEARYELLENTNSFVICTPYQEEELRRHKLIERKIPNANRNLVLLMKEENQHDQQILRYVSLLREEISVWEKEIL, from the coding sequence ATGAAAACAGAGCAGATATTGCTGGCGCTGGAAATCAGCAGATGCGGGTCTGTTTCAAAGGCGGCGTCAAATCTTTTTATTGCGCAGCCCAATGCCAGTAATTCTCTTGCGCTTCTGGAGCAGGAACTGGGATATCAGATCTTTGAGCGGACTTATAATGGAATGAAGGTTACACAGCAGGGGGAGGCGTTTCTGCAGTATGCATACGCCATTGAGCGGAATATGCAGAAAATGTACCGGGTCAGGGAGCAGGAGACGCGGGTCCGGCTTTCCGTAGTGGCCTATGCCTATCCCTTTGCGGAGCGGGCGTTTACCAAATTTTGTGTTAATTATATTGATACGGCTCACTCTTTGAAATGCCGGCTTCGCCGGATCGGTATGGTGAGTCAGGGCATGGAGTATCTGAAACGGGACGAGGCGGATGTTGCGATCGTGACCTGCCGTCAGGAGCTGTATGGTCAGTTTGAGAAAGAATTTCAGAAGGAAGGATTATATTCGGAAGTGCTCGCCCACACCACGTTATATGTGGTCATGCCGGAAAATCATCCTCTGGCCGGGAGGGAAACGGTGGATCTTGAAGAGTATGCCAAGTATCCTTGTATCTCCAATGAAGGGCTGGATAAGAATTACGCGCCGCCGGAAGTAGAGAAGCTTCTCCGGGAAGTGGATCTTCATATTGTTATGGAGCCGGGGGAGGCCAGATATGAGCTGCTGGAAAATACCAACAGTTTTGTGATCTGTACGCCTTATCAGGAAGAAGAACTGCGCAGGCATAAACTGATCGAGAGGAAGATCCCAAACGCCAATCGGAATCTGGTACTGCTGATGAAGGAGGAAAATCAGCATGATCAGCAGATCCTGCGGTACGTAAGCCTGCTCCGGGAAGAGATAAGCGTGTGGGAGAAAGAAATTCTGTAG